The Dreissena polymorpha isolate Duluth1 chromosome 2, UMN_Dpol_1.0, whole genome shotgun sequence nucleotide sequence atggtcgagtggtctaggcgagagcctttttactccaggggtcagtggttcgagccctgtttagggttacttttttcccttttttaaagtgtattcttgttttttttacttgagatttttaggccaaatgtttaaatttatcaatataaagcatttaatggcatgcttcaatacatgccaaaatcggttggacggcccctttaagaagGAAACGACATCACGGCGTATTTTATGACTTTATGTCCGACAATTTAGCATCAATAACCGATTTACATCGAACGCTTATTATTTAATGAGGTATATTAATTAAATCTCATTACTCGTCGGGACCTTTAATATCAGACAAACACCGCAATCaattaaaatgtgcatttatTGCTTTGATGCGCCTCGCTTTAGGGGTTGCTGTCGATTGGATACGACGCTGTCCGCCACCGCATTGGCCAGTATGTGAGCGAGCAGATCAACAACGGGGCGAACTCCATGGCAATCGGCGTCCTTTTAGACTACCAAGCGGTGAGTTGTCATACGGCGACGAGGTCATGAGTTTTGCATGGCAACGGTCAACATACAGGATTGTGACATGCATATTCCCACTTTAACTTCATAATTTATCATGTTCAATGTTACATAAACGCAATACAAATGTTCACCGGAACGATACGGCGTGAGAAGTGTAAAACCTTTGTTGTTATTGTCACAGggtataaattcatatttatcgtTAGTAAGTTATTTGTTACTAATGTCGAGTAGTTTTAGGTAACTCTGATATAAAACCTAGACTGTAGTCTTAGTTGTTTTCTAGTTAACctatagttgaatttaacctatTTTAGCACGTGCACGTAACAACCAATCATTCACTTTCCCTCCTGTATTCAGTTGTTTGCTGAAGGTTGTTTCAGACATCCATTCTATTTTGattgaaaaattatattatttgtgtaggacattttatattcctgcaggtaacttatttgaatgttttatttattttatctgtcaattgtttgtattgttatttaagacatctgacggttacggttgtgtttattagttatttattaaaataacttattgcgagtaatattcacaccgccatgcaacgctagtcattattaatgtgtatttcatttgaatgcatacatacattatCTTGATTATATACCTAATTGCATGTAACGTGAGGCGCCATtgttgccggcctagctacgcgcaatttgcgtactttgggttcgacgacaaactatcgaatcaatcgaggtttaaagttttaatagatcgataaaggtatctgaaatagaaacaattaatacatgcaattaggtatataatcaagataatatatgtatgcattcaaatTGGTATTATACAGCTTGTCCGGTCTCCCACATGGTTAACATTTATGAACATTAAAGTTCGTAATATGCAGTCGAGTAACATGCCCGTTTAGgtgacaatatactaaaagatttcctacacaaattcaatgtgaaagcaataactttaactaaaaataaagtcaaacttttgcgcatagacatccccataaccataccttttcttaaagagcattccaagccgcaatgatttaaacaataaaaaaggggggtcatacgttatacaagaaagaactcgacgcgaatcagcggtcactgtttaatggccatctatttaccggcttcgtaccagttgagaagggtttcccgccatctgtcaaagtctcatgtagtctccaaccttcaagcaaaagagtgaatttctgttaaacatcaatgttttccctaccacatgcacaaagaatcattctaaaataaagccatggcaagtgccgctacagagaattgtgtcttcttcttataaatgatgttcatgtttttagagagtatagcattgcactccaaaatattttagtatattgtaacctttaactagctcaaatgtcaattatatgtcaaaggtcaatttgAGCATAATGTAACTTTCTGAGATTTCAACGTCATCATTAATGAGGAAATTTGAGAATAAAATTCCCATGAATGGAGAGATGTAACAATATGGCGCTTCGCGTGCAAGTACTGTTTCACTagctaaaaaatataattaataattacaaaacaaatgaCATTACAACGGTCTCGACATGTTACATACAGGCATCTTGTTTATGATCGTCATTTTCAGAACTTGAAATGGGTAAAAGACGTCAATTCGGGAAAATGCTACAAGATGCCTCTCAACCGGAAGTTAGAAGATTTCGTCGGCTGCATCTCAGGTAAGCTTGAATGTTCTCACTATCCCATCCGAATGGGTTGAGCTCATCGTCAGTGGTACGGATTGAATCACGCGTTGCAATACATAGGCCAATTTAAATCAAATCTATTCTACGCTGATTATGAATTATTGCAACTCCCAAAAATATAGATACAAATTAgtattaaacttaaaaaaaggtaaatttagTTTAAATGCTTCATGTTTATATGACTGTACTGGGCATTGTAAACAGTAATTTAAATAAAGACAGTCGCAACCGGCGTTGGAATTCATTGAATGCCTTCCATAATTTGAAAGAAATTTGAAACCCGATTCTCATCTTCTTCAATTCAAAGAACTTCCGTCCACTCGAACTTCGCCAATACATCCTGGTTGGATTTccattgatgtttgtttttagagaacgctaccgtgGTCGGCAACAAAGACGCCTTCGGCTTCGACTCGAACGTCATGACGCTGAACACGTACTCCATGGACTATCCGGGACTGCGTGTGTACACGAGTCTCACTTCCGACAGCTGTGTGCCTGTCGGCGAGACATTCAGCGGAAGTATCGACGGTCGTGAGTACAGATTGTTTAACATTTCGTCCGATGTCCGATCACACACTCTGGTTCTAGCACATATTGATGGGCAGACCAAATGTATTCCATATTTATGACGTGATATGTTCTTTATACTAAATAATGTTCAAAAACAGTATACAACATCCGTTATACTATTTGGGTAAGTCCTTTAGCCGCGGTTAGATTATTTGGGTATGTGCTTTACCCGCGGCTATAATTTATGGGTATATCATCTAGACGCGCTTATAATATTTGGTTATGTCCTTTTGAGGCAGTTATAATGTAATGGTATGTCTTTAGCCTCGGTTATACTATTTAGGTATGTCCCTTAAGCCGAGGTCATAATATGTGGATATGTCCTTTATCCGCGGTTATAATATGTGGGTATTTCCTTTAGCAGCGGTTATATTTGCGTACGTTCTTAAGCCGCGGTGATAAAAAATCCATATGTCCATTAGCCGCGGTTACAATATTTGGGTATGTTCTTTAGCCGCGGTTATAATATTAGGGAACATGTATATCCTTTAGTCGTGGTTATAATATTGGGGTATTTCCTTTAGCCGCTGTTATAATATGTGCGTACGTTCTTAAGCCGCGGTAAAAATAATTGCACATGTCCCTTAGCCGCGGTTACAATATTTGGGTATGTTCTGTAGGCGTGGTTATAATATTTGGGAACTCTTAAAGCCATGTGATGGAATTAGGATATGTCCTACAACTTTTGGCCTGCATGTTGCCAGCACATCCTTTCGATTTGCGCTCGCCAACTAGACAACGGCTTCAGTGTTGCTATATGACTATACATCTGGGAAAATGAAACTCTCATAAAGAATAGTTTACAACATATATTTCACCTTTTCACAGACTCTTTCATCGAGAACGTCCACTACTACAACGTGTCCGCTGGCTTGTCAACCAACCCAGCTGATGATCCTCTTGTTGTGCCGCCCCGGGGGTGTGAGACCGCCAGCAACTTCGATGGAAACTTTGTAAGTAACGAACCACCCATACTGTTTCAATAACGTCGTGTTCTTACTGTTTAAGTGTTCACGTATTTAAATTGATTCGTCCGATCCGATAGTTGATAATCAAATAGTACATGGTTGGGGCAACTATTTCATGTCTTTAATTAGATTAAGGACATTccagttaaaaaataatatatgtatgcGTGTAATTATTTGCAAGTTATATTGTGTTTAGGTGAGTTAAGTTCATTACCAGATGTGTGCCATGTGTGCTGGATTAAATGTAATTACACTTGAACACTATCCACAATCAACACTAAAACGCGTTCAAGTGTTGTTAAACGTTACAAATGTGTCTTGtaatgagaaaactgggcattatgcatgtgcgtaaagtttcgtcccatattagcctgtgcagtccgcacaggctaatcagggacgacactttccgcttttactagattttcggtaaaaaggggctgcctttaaacgaaaaataccattaaagcggaaagtatcgtccctgattagcctgtgcggactgcacaggctaatctgggacgacactttacgcacatgcattaagcacagttttctcagaacgcggctcaaatacgTTTCACGTAATGTTTGTCTTATGTTGCAGCATTACCTCGGTTTGGACAATATAATTGGCCGTCGTTCAGCGTTCAGCATCCTCGGCTTCTAAATCTCATATCAGGGTCTTTCATTGTAATCCAGCTTCATTAAATTTCCTCTTCTTCGTGGAGTTTGTTTTATGTTGATTGTCgacgtcatcatcatcaataaagcAACCACCGTTGCCAATATCAACAGCATCAGCGTCAATCAATTCAGCGCCGGTTAAGCAGCAACAACAAAATCGTCAATATCAATTACATCAAACTCATCATCTTTTATTATCATCAGCAACAAACGATGAGTCTTTGTACTTGTCCTTATCATGACAGTTTAACAGCTGCTAGACTTACCTTTCTATCGCTGATACCTTAATTGTATAACGCTCACGGGGTCTTAGCCCGATGCACTACTGGACCTAATGCGCTCAAGTCCCTTAGCTGTAcatgtaaattgtattatttgggCTTAACAAATTATCTTTGATTCCTGTTTTCCCACCGACCCTGATTTGTATACAAACGAATTATTTTATCCGCTTTAAAATTGAATACCGTTATACCTGGACTAATACAGTAAACCGACATTTTGCGATAACGTTACATGAAGTCATGTATTTGAATGCTAGATTTGTATGTACTCAATCAGGGGTGGATATTTTTCAACTTATGAGGCGGTTGGATTCAAACATGCCATTTTTCTTCTGGAGTTTTATTATTTCTGTATTATTCATGTTAAAATAGGGACATTTAATTACAATGCCGGGAGATTTGACCACGTGACATTACGACCTATACACGATGTGTTACTTCACCCCATACAATATATATACAGAAAATACTtacttgttttaatcaattatggCCAATATCAACAAAGCATGTGTTTTAGGATTTCATAtaacaaatgagtcgcgttctgagaaaactgggcataatgcatgtgcgtatagtgtcgtcccagattagcttgtgcagtccgcacaggctaaccagggacgacactttccgcttttatgacatttttcgtttaaatgatgtctcttctcaacaaaaatccaattaaggcggaaagtgtcgtccctgattagcctgtacggactgcacaggcttatctgggacgacacccttcgcacatgca carries:
- the LOC127866868 gene encoding uncharacterized protein LOC127866868; its protein translation is MYTILTLLACVGVSLAAQCCVPPQWTSMASFLTAVVRNGKPYYSRGLLSIGYDAVRHRIGQYVSEQINNGANSMAIGVLLDYQANLKWVKDVNSGKCYKMPLNRKLEDFVGCISENATVVGNKDAFGFDSNVMTLNTYSMDYPGLRVYTSLTSDSCVPVGETFSGSIDGHSFIENVHYYNVSAGLSTNPADDPLVVPPRGCETASNFDGNFHYLGLDNIIGRRSAFSILGF